Genomic segment of Streptomyces sp. NBC_01210:
CCGAGGCGGACCGGTACGCGTACACCGAGGAGTATCTGCGCGGCCGCATTGTGGGTGCGCTGGGCGGCATGGCGGCCGAGCATGTGGTCTTCGACGTGATCACGACGGGCTCGGAGAGCGACCTGGAGCAGGTCACCCAGTTGGCCCGGGGCATGGTCGGCCGCTGGGGCATGAGCGAGCGGGTGGGCAGAATGACCGCGATCCCGGCCGACGTCCAGCAGCCGTACGGACTGAGCGCGGCACCCGCCACGCTGGACGCGGTGGACCACGAGATGCGCCGCATCGTCGACGAGTGCTACGAGAGCGCGTGCCGCCAACTCCGCGAACACCGCGGCAAACTGGACGCGCTGGCAGGGGCGCTGCTGGAGAGCGAAACCCTGGACGAGGACGCCGCGTACCGCGCGGCGGGCATCCCGCGCGTCGACAAGGAGACGTAACGCTTCGGGCGCGCTCCCCCCCCGGTCTCCTGCCACGCGCGGTGGGCGAGCACCCAGCCTCCACCTCACGGCGTACGTGCGATCAGATACCGGAACACATTCGGCATCCAGACCGTCCCGTCCCGCCTCCGGTACGGATGCAGCGCCTCCGTGATCTCTTTGTCCACCTGCGCCTGGTCCGTCGCCCGTACCGCCGCCGCATACAGCCCCGTCGACAGCAGCCCCCGCACCGCGCTCTCCATGTCCGCATAGCCGAACGGGCAGGCCACCCGCCCTGAGCCGTCCGGCTTCAGGCCCGCCTGCGACGCGACGTCCTCCAGGTCGTCCCGCAGCGCCGGACGCCAGCCGCCGGCCGATCGCATACGGTCGGTCAGCCGGCCGGCCACCCGGAGCACTCCCGACGTGGCGCAGCGCTCCGGCGGGCCCCAGCCGGTGAGTACGACCGCGCTGCCGTGCTCCGACCGCTCGACTGCCGCCTCCAGCGCCGGCCCGAGCCCCTCGGAGTCGCCCGCCGCACAGCCGATCGGCTGAAACGCCGTGATCATGTTGTACAGCGGCAGGCGCACGTCGGCCGCTGCCGACGCGAGGTTGTCAAGCAGCTCGGCATCCCACGTCCGGCCGTCACCGTCCCGGGCCTCCCGGGCACCCTGAGCCTCCGGAGCCATCCGCTCCCGTGCCAGCGCGAGCCGCTCGCGGTCCGCGTCGACCCCGGTCACGCCCGCACCGCGCGACGCGGCGATCAGCAGGGCGAGGCCGGAGCCGCAGTCGAGGCCGAGCAGCCGCGTCCAGGAGCCGACCTCCAGGCGCTCGTACACCGCCTCGTAGAGCGGCACGAGCATCCGTTCCTGGATCTCGGCCCAGTCCCGAGCACGCGCACACGCCTCCGCCGGAGACGGAGCCGCCGATGCCGCGTGGGGTCGGTGCTGGACGAGCGTTGGTGTCATCGAAGCGCCCCAATCCGCCAAGAGGTCAGCCGAGCCCTGAAGGACAGCCCCCCGTGTGCGTACGCCTGCGCTCCCCCCGTATGCCAGAGAACTGCGCATGCGTCTCCAAGTCCAGGGGGCGTATGGCAATGCTTGTGTGCCCCGCGCGTGCGCCCCCGGGTAGCTGGCCGATTCACGTCTCGCACCCGTGTCGCCGTACGATGCGCGCCATGGCAAAGGCACCCGTTCTCACGCCCCAGGCGGAAGATTTCCCACGCTGGTACCAGGACCTGATCAACAAGGCCGAACTGGCGGACAACGGCCCGGTGCGCGGCACCATGGTCATCCGACCGTACGGATACGGCCTGTGGGAGCGGATGCAGCAGGAGATGGACGCCCGCATCAAGGACGCGGGTGCCCAGAACGCCTACTTCCCGCTCTTCATCCCTCAGTCTTACCTGACAAGGGAAGCTGAGCATGTCGAGGGCTTCGCGCCCGAGCTCGCGGTCGTCACGCACGGTGGCGGAAAGGAGCTCGACGAGCCCGTCGTCGTGCGCCCCACCTCCGAGACGATCATCAACGAGTACTTCTCGAAGTGGATCCAGAGCTACCGCGATCTCCCGCTGCTGATCAACCAGTGGGCCAATGTGGTCCGTTGGGAGATGCGCCCGCGCGTCTTCCTCCGTACGACGGAGTTCCTCTGGCAGGAGGGCCACACCGCCCACGCCACCTACGAGGACGCCCGCGACTTTGCCGCATACATCCACCGGGAGGTGTACGCGGACTTCATGATCAACGTCCTCGGCATCGATGTGGTGCTCGGCCGCAAGACGCCCAAGGAGCGCTTCGCCGGAGCCATCAACACCCTCACGCTCGAAGGCATGATGGGCGACGGCAAGGCCCTGCAGATGGGTACGAGCCACGAGCTCGGCACCAACTTCTCCAAGGCGTTCAACACCACGTATCTGTCGAAGGACGGCAAGCAGGAGCTGGCCTGGCAGACCTCCTGGGGCACTTCCACCCGGATGGTCGGCGGCCTGATCATGTCGCACGGCGACGACAACGGACTGCGCGTCCCGCCGCGTCTGGCGGCCGTACAGGTCGTCGTCATGGCCATCAAGGGCGACGAAGCGGTCGCCAAGGTCCGCGAGATCGGCGATCGGCTGAAGGCCGCGGGCCTGCGCGTCCAGGTCGACGACCGCACCGACACGCCCTTCGGCCGCCGCGCGGTCGACTGGGAGCTCAAGGGCGTTCCGGTGCGGATCGAGATCGGCCCGCGCGATCTGGAGGCGGGCACCGCGATGCTGGCCCGTCGCATTCCGGGCGGCAAGGAGCCGGTACGGATCGAGGCACTGGCCGAGTTGCTGCCGAGGGTTCTCGAGGAGGACCAGGCGCAGTTGCTGAAGGAATCGCGGGACCGTCGCGAGTCTCGTACGACTGATGTGACAACGATCGAGGAGGCCGCCGAGGCCGCGGTCGCCGGCGGCTGGGCCCGTATCCCGTGGTCGACGCTGGGCCACGAGGGCGAGGCCGAGCTCGCCGAGCAGGCCGTGTCCGTACGATGTCTGGTCGCCGAGGACGGGTCGGTGCCCGACGCCGACGACGCCCCGGGTACTGTCGCGATCGTGGCCCGCGCCTACTGACGCGCACGCGCCCCGCAGAGCAACTGACGCCCCGGCGCGCGGACTTCGTCTACGCGCTGGGGCGTACGCGCCGCTACGTACCACCTTGATGCGAGCTGCGAAGCTTCTCCGCAGATCAGCGCACCCGCCCTCGTCAGGGCGCATCAATGGCAACTGACGGGTACGTGCAAATTATTTGGGATGCCCCGGAATGGAACCCGCGAGCGTTCCGGCTCGTTATCACGACGTGAGCACGACACCACCTGTTCTCGCCGCAGAGCTGGCACAGGCGTGGGCCGATATTCAGCGGCACCACCCCGAGCTGCCGGATCTTGCCGCGCCCGAGTCCCTGATCGGAGAGTCCTCGTCCGCCTGCGGCGCCGAGCTCTCCTTCGAGCGACTGCTTCACGAGGCAGTCCACGGCATCGCCGCCGCCAGAGGTGTCCGCGACACCTCACGCGCCGGCCGCTACCACAACCGCCGATTCCTGGCGATCGCCGAGGAGATGGGCCTGGACCATGTTGATGAGCCGCATCCCAGCAGCGGTTTCTCGCTGGTCGCGCTCAATCCCGAGGCGAAGCGGCGGTACCGCCCCACCATCGAGAGACTTCAGCGCGCCCTCAAGGCGCACACGGTGGCCACGGCCGCCGACACCAAGCGCAGCTTCCGCGGGCCCGCTGCCCGCCACGGCTCCTCCGGCGGCGGGGTGCGCGTCAAGGCTGTCTGCGACTGCGGCCGCAATGTCCGGGTCGTACCCTCGGTCCTCGCCCAGGCGCCGATCGTCTGCGGAGGCTGCGGCAAGCCCTTCCGTATCCCGGAGGTAGTGGGCGCGGCGAGCTGACCGCGTCCGCCGGCCGGGATCGCGCCGCTGACGGGGGCGGTGCGACGCAGGCCGGGCGAGAGCGCACCGCAGGTGTGTGGCACAATGGCTAGCTGTACTCGACAGCCGCACAGGAACCCTCTCGCCTCCGGCTGACGCGTCCATCGGGCACCCGAGTACCGCAACCCCACGTGGCATCTCGTTGTGCCCAACCACGTCAAGACCAGGAGACACCACTCCAGTGGCAGTCAAGATCAAGCTGAAGCGTCTGGGCAAGATCCGTTCGCCTCACTACCGCATCGTCGTCGCCGACTCCCGTACCCGCCGTGACGGCCGGGCCATCGAGGAGATCGGTCTGTACCACCCGGTGCAGAACCCCTCGCGCATCGAGGTCAACTCGGAGCGTGCGCAGTACTGGCTGTCCGTCGGCGCCCAGCCGACCGAGCCGGTCCTCGCGATCCTGAAGCTCACCGGTGACTGGCAGAAGCACAAGGGCCTGCCGGCCCCGGCGCCGCTGCTGGTCGCGGAGCCGAAGGACAAGCGCGCCGCGTTCGAGGCCTTCAGCAAGGCCCTCGAGGGCGACGAGCCGAAGGGTGAGGCGATCACCCCGAAGGCGAAGAAGGCTGACAAGAAGGCAGACGCGGCCGAGGCTGCGTCCACCGAGTCGACCGAGGCCTGAGCATGCTCGAGGAGGCTCTCGAGCACCTCGTGAAGGGCATCGTCGACAACCCGGACGATGTGCAAGTGGCCTCGCGCAATCTGCGCCGTGGTCGCGTGCTCGAGGTCCGGGTACACCCCGACGATCTCGGTAAGGTGATCGGCCGTAACGGCCGCACCGCACGCGCCCTGCGCACCGTCGTGGGCGCCATCGGCGGCCGTGGCATCCGCGTCGACCTTGTCGACGTGGACCAGGTTCGCTGACATACGCAACACCGGCACGGGCCGGGGAGGGCCTTCGGTCCTTCCCGGCTCGTGGCTGTTTGCGCGCCCGTGGCTGTTTGCGACCATGAGCCCACGACCGCAATCATCAATCGAGGAACCACGACGGTGGGAACCCGGTCCGCGAGAGCGGCGGCGGTTCAGCCGCAAAGGAGTGCAGTGCAGCTGGTAGTCGCGCGGATCGGCCGCGCCCACGGGATCAAGGGCGAGGTCACCGTCGAGGTGCGTACGGACGAGCCGGAGCTGCGGCTCGGGCCCGGAGCCGTACTGGCCACCGACCCGGCCTCCGCCGGACCGCTGACCATCGAGACCGGCCGGGTGCACAGCGGCCGGCTGCTGTTGCGCTTCGAGGGCGTACGGGACCGCAATGCCGCCGAAGCCCTGCGCAACACCCTGCTCATCGCCGAGGTGGACCCCGAGGAGCTCCCGGAGGACCCCGAGGAGTTCTACGACCACCAACTGATGGACCTCGACGTGGTCCTCGTGGACGGCACTGAAATCGGCCGGATCACCGAGATCAGCCATCTGCCCTCGCAGGACCTGTTCATCGTCGAACGGCCGGACGGCAGCGAGCTGATGATCCCCTTCGTCGAGGCGATCGTGACCGAGATCGACCTCGAGAAGCAGCGCGCCGTCATCAGCCCGCCGCCGGGGCTGATCGACGAGAGCGAGGCCGAGATCGCTTCGTCGAGGGACGCGTCGGAGGACGACGCCTGATGCGGCTCGACGTCGTCACGATCTTCCCCGAGTACCTGGAACCGCTGAACGTCTCGCTTGTCGGCAAAGCACGCGCGCGTGGGCAGCTTGATGTCCATGTGCACGATCTGCGGGAGTGGACGTACGACCGGCACAACACCGTCGACGACACCCCCTACGGCGGCGGTCCCGGCATGGTGATGAAGACCGAGCCCTGGGGCGACTCCCTCGACGAGGTGCTGGCGAGCGGCTACGAGGCCGGCGCGCACGGCCCCGTCCTGGTCGTCCCCACCCCCAGCGGCCGCCCCTTCACCCAGGAGCTCGCCGTCGAGCTCTCCGAGCGGCCATGGCTGATTTTCACCCCCGCCCGCTACGAAGGCATCGACCGCCGGGTCATGGACGAGTACGCGACCCGGATGCCGGTCCACGAGGTGTCCATCGGCGACTACGTCCTGGCCGGCGGCGAGGCGGCCGTACTGGTGATCACGGAGGCAGTGGCCCGGCTGCTGCCCGGTGTCCTCGGCAACGCCGAGTCGCACCGGGACGACTCCTTCGCACCCGGCGCGATGGCCAATCTGCTGGAGGGACCCGTCTATACCAAGCCGCCCGAGTGGCGCGGGCGCGCGATTCCGGACGTGCTGGTCAGCGGGCACCACGGCAAGATCGCGCGGTGGCGGCGGGACGAGGCGTTCCGTCGCACAGCCCTCAACAGGCCCGATCTGATCGAGCGTTGCGACCCGGCTGCCTTCGACAAGAAGGACCGGGAGATCCTCTCCATCCTGGGCTGGTCACCGGAGCCCGGCGGCCGATTTTGGCGCAGGCCCGAGGCCGTGGAAGAATAGGCCGCTGCTGTACGTCCAGTCGGCGCCCCTGCCACAGGGGGAACGACGCCCGCTCGACGCGAACAGCACCCTGACTCTCATCTCGATCATTCCGCTGATGACCTGTGGCATCGGCGAGGAAGCAGACCAACATGGCTCACCTGCTCGACAACGTCAACGCGGCTTCGCTGCGCAGCGACGTCCCCGCCTTCCGTCCCGGCGACACCGTGAACGTCCACGTGCGCGTCATCGAGGGCAACCGCTCGCGTATCCAGCAGTTCAAGGGCGTTGTCATCCGCCGCCAGGGCTCGGGCGTCAGCGAGACCTTCACGGTCCGCAAGGTCTCCTTCTCCGTCGGCGTCGAGCGCACCTTCCCGGTGCACAGCCCGATCTTCGAGAAGATCGAGCTCGTCACCCGCGGTGACGTCCGTCGCGCCAAGCTCTACTACCTGCGCGAACTGCGCGGCAAGGCTGCCAAGATCAAGGAGAAGCGCGACAACTGAGCTCCGGCTCACACTTCGCGCTCAGCTTGGGAGCAACCCAGTCACAGGGCGGCCGGATAGGCTCTGGGCCGATGGACACCGAAGCGAAGCACACGGAGCGCGACCGCTCTTCCGCCCCCGAAGCCGGGGGAGAGGGAGAGGGGTCGCGCTTCGCGCGTTCCGCGGATCCCTCCGGGCGGCGTTCCTCGCGGCCGTCCGGAGGGCTGGGTAAACGTCTCTCCGGGCTGTCCTGGCGTACGGCGGGGCTACTCGGCGTCGCCTGCACGGTGCTCGTGCTGCTGTTCAGTCATTTCGTGCTGCAGCCCTTCCAGATCCCCAGCCGCTCCATGGAGCCCACCCTGCAAGTCGGTGACCGGGTGCTGGTGAACAAGCTGGCGTACCGTTTTGGTTCCCAGCCCGAGCGGGGAGACGTCGTCGTCTTCGACGGCACGGGATCCTTCGTACAAGAGGGCGTGAAGGAAAATCCGGTCAGCACGCTGACGCGCGGGGCGCTCGCGGCGCTGGGGCTGGCCGAGCCGGCCGAGACCGACTTCGTGAAGCGCGTCGTGGGTGTGGGTGGTGACCGTGTGGTCTGCTGCGACAAAGGGGGCAGGGTCGAGGTGAACGGCGTACCGGTCGACGAGAGATATCTGCACCCCGATGACGTGCCTTCGGAGGTCCCCTTCGACATCGTCGTCCCCGAGGGCACACTGTGGGTCATGGGAGACCACCGGAGCAACTCCCGCGACTCCCGCGACCATCTCGGCGAGCCGGGCGGTGGCATGGTGCCCGTCGACAAGGTGATCGGGCGGGCGGACTGGATCGGCTGGCCGGTCGGCCGCTGGACCTCGCTGGAGCCGGCCGGGGCCTTCTCCCGCGTACCGGATCCGGGTCGAATGCCGGGCGGAGCCCATGGGTAGCCGCGGGCGTAGTGCGAGCCACCGGGCCGACACCCGGCTGCCCACCGGGACACGGCCCACGGACGGCGCCAGGCCGCTGCCGGGCCGCGCGGAGCGGCGCAGGCTGGCACAGAAGGTGAAGCGCAAGCGCCGCCGGTCGGCCGTGAAGGAAATACCCCTTCTGATCACCGTGGCGCTGATGATCGCCCTGGTCCTCAAGACATTTCTGGTGCAGGCCTTCGTGATCCCGTCGGGCTCGATGGAGCAGACGATCCGGATCCAGGACCGCGTGCTGGTGGACAAGCTCACGCCGTGGTTCGGCTCGAAGCCGCAGCGCGGCGATGTCGTCGTCTTCAAGGACCCTGGCGGCTGGCTGCCGCCGAATGAGCAGCAGAAGGAAGACCCGATCGGCGTCAAGCAGGTCAAGCAGGGGCTGACCTTCATCGGCCTGCTGCCTTCGGACGACGAGCAGGACCTGATCAAGCGGGTGGTCGCGGTCGGCGGGGACACCGTCAAGTGCTGCGACAAGGACGGTCGGATCACCGTCAACGGCGTACCGCTCATCGAGCCGTATCTGAACCCCGGCAACGTTCCCTCGACGATCAAGTTCGAGGTCAAGGTGCCGGCCGGGCGGATATTCGTGATGGGTGACCACCGGTCCAATTCGGCCGACTCGCGCTTCCACCTCGACGAGAAGGACCGCGGCACGGTTTCGGAGGGCGAGGTCGTCGGCCGCGCGGTCGTCATCGGCTGGCCCATCGGCCACTGGCGGAAGCTGGAGGAGCCGGAGACGTACACATCCGTGCCGAACGCGCGCGCCGGGGCGACTTCGGCACTCCGTGGGTCGAATAGTGTGTCCCCTCAGGATCTGAACGGAATGATCCTGCTCCCGAGCCCTGCGGAACTCCCGCTCGTTATGGGAGTGGTGGGCCTGTTCCGACTTCGGGGCAGGCGGTTCGCACGGAGTGAGGAGTGGATGTGGGGGATGTGGCGGTCGGCGCACGATCCGGACACGACGAGCCCGAGGAGAGGCCCGGGAAGCTCGACGAGTCAACCCCGGCCGTGACACACGATTCGGCCGGGACACCGGGGACCCCCGGGGCGACGGGTGCTGAGGGCGCCGAGAGGGCTGATGACGCCGAGATGGCTGAGGGCGGACCGTCGGTGGGCAGTGGTACGGGACAGAAGAAGCAGCGATCCTTCTGGAAGGAACTGCCGCTCCTGATCGGTATCGCGCTGCTTCTCGCGCTCCTGATCAAAACGTTCCTGGTGCAGGCGTTCTCGATCCCCTCGGACTCGATGCAGAACACTCTGCAGCGGGGCGACCGGGTGCTGGTGGACAAGCTCACCCCGTGGTTCGGCTCGGAGCCCGAGCGCGGCGAGGTCGTGGTCTTCCACGATCCGGGCGGCTGGCTGGACGGTGAACCCACCCCCAACCCGAACGCCGTGCAGAAATTCCTCAGCTTCATCGGCCTGATGCCGTCGGCCGAGGAGAAGGACCTGATCAAGCGGACGATCGCGGTTGCCGGTGACACGGTGGAGTGCAAGAAGGGCGGCCCGGTCAAGGTCAACGGGAAGGCGCTGGTCGAGCCGTACATCTTCCCCGGTGACACTCCCTGTGACGACCAGCCCTTCGGCCCGTTCAAGGTGCCCAAGGACCGGATCTGGGTGATGGGCGACCACCGCCAGAACTCCCAGGACTCCCGGTACCACATGGCAGATGCGCGCGGTGGCTTCGTCCCGGTCGACAAGGTCGTCGGGCGCGCTGTCGTGGTCGCCTGGCCGGTCAATCGCTGGGCCACCCTGTCGGTGCCGGACACCTTCGACCAGCCCGGAATCAACGCCGCTGCGGCTGTTCTGCCTGCGGCTCCTGCGGCGATGGGCCTCGCGGGAGCGCTGCCGATCGTGCTCTGGCGCAGGAGGAGGCTGACCGGCGGGCGTACCGCCGGGTAGGGTGCCGTCCCAGATCGCCGATCCCCGAGGTTGACTCGACTCTCGGGGACCGAATCTCCGAAGTGGGGAGCGCTGGGATGAGCAATACAGGACGTACGGAAGACGGCCGCGGCCGGCTCGGCAATGCACTGTCGGGCCTGGCCGTGGCCGTCGGCTGTGTGCTCTTCCTCGGAGGGTTCATCTGGGGAGCCGTGGTGTACCAGCCGTACACCGTGCCGACCGACTCGATGTCGCCGACCGTCGCGGCGGGCGACCGGGTCCTGGCGCAGCGGATAGACGGCGAGGAGGTACGGCGCGGGGACATCGTGGTCTTCCGCGACAAGCAGTGGGGCGATATGCCGATGGTGAAGCGTGTCGTCGGCGTGGGTGGTGACGCGATCGCGTGCTGCGGCGACGGTGGCCGGCTGACCGTCAACGGCAAGGCGATCGAAGAACCGTATTTGCTCGCCAAGGGGCCGGCCTCGAACAGCTTTACGGCGACGGTGCCCAAGGGGCAGCTGTTCCTGCTCGGCGACGAGCGTATGGGCTCGCTGGACTCGCGCGTACACCTCCAGGACCCGGGACATGGGTCGGTGCCGCGCTCGGCGGTCACGGCCCGGCTGGACGCCATCGCCTGGCCGCTGGACGGCGGCCTGCTGGACCGGCCGCAGGGTTTCGCGGCGCTGCCGGGCGGGGTGTCGCAGCCGGGGCCGGTGAAGCTGGTGTTCGGTTCGGTGGTGATCGGCGCCCTGCTGATCGTGGGCGGGGCGGCATACGGTCCGATCGCCCGGCGGCTGTCGAAGCAGCGGCGAGGGGCCTCGGGCAGTGGCGGCAGCGGACGCGGGAAAGCGACTGCCGGTGTCGGATGAGCGGCGGAAGGTCGCACGGGTGGTTCTGCTGGACCCTCAGGACCGCATTCTGCTGATGCACGGATACGAGCCTGAGGACCCGGCCGACAGCTGGTGGTTCACCCCGGGCGGCGGCCTGGAGGGCGACGAGACCCGGGAAGAGGCCGCGCTGCGCGAGCTGGCGGAGGAGACCGGGATCACAGAGGTGGAGCTGGGGCCGGTGCTGTGGCGCCGGACCTGCTCGTTCCCGTTCGACGGACGCCGCTGGGACCAGGACGAGTGGTACTTCCTGGCACGTACGACGCAGACGGCGACCGCCCCGAGAGGGCTGACGGAGCTTGAGCAGCGCAGTGTCGCGGGGCTGAGGTGGTGGACCTCCGCCGAACTGTCGGCGGCGCGTGAGACGGTGTATCCGACCAAGCTCGCCGAGCTGCTGCGTACGCTGCTCGACGAGGGTCCTCCGAGCGCGCCGGTGGTCCTGGCCCCCGAAATCGTCTAGGGGCGCGGGGGGCTGGCGCACAATAGGGGGACGCAAGGCTGAAGGGGAACATGCCATGAGCGCCGAGGACCTCGAGAAGTACGAGACCGAGATGGAGCTGAAGCTCTACCGGGAGTACCGAGATGTCGTCGGGCTGTTCAAATATGTGATCGAGACCGAGCGTCGTTTCTACCTCACCAATGATTACGAGATGCAGGTGCACTCGGTGCAGGGCGAGGTCTTCTTCGAAGTCTCGATGGCGGATGCCTGGGTCTGGGACATGTACCGACCGGCGAGGTTCGTCAAGCAGGTGCGGGTACTCACGTTCAAGGACGTGAATATTGAGGAGCTCAACAAGAGCGATCTCGAGCTTCCGGGTGGCTGATCCCCGGGTGGCTGAGTTATCCACAACGGGCGGGTTGTCCACCAAGATCCACTGGTGAGGATCTGACGCGTCACAGTCGGTGCCGGAGGTGGTGCCGAGATGAACGCGACGGGGGCACTGGGGCGGTACGGCGAGGAGCTGGCGGCGAGGCTGCTGGCGGAAGCCGGTATGACGGTGCTGGCGCGCAACTGGCGCTGCGGGCGGGCCGGTGAGATCGACATCGTCGCCCGGGACGGCGACGCGGTGGTCGTCTGCGAGGTCAAGACCCGCAGGGCGGGCTGCTTCGAGCATCCGATGGCCGCGGTCACGCCGAGAAAGGCGGAGCGGCTGAGGCGGCTGGCCGAGTGCTGGCTGGAGAGGCACGGCGGGCCGCCGCCCGATGGGGTCCGCATCGATCTCGTGGGAGTGGTGCTGCCCAGACGTGGTGCGCCGCTCGTCGAGCATGCGCGGGGGGTGGCCTGAGATGGGGTTCGCGCGGGCGTGTTCCGTGGCGCTGGTGGGTGTCGAGGGCGTGGTCGTCGAGGTCCAGGCGGACCTGGAGCCGGGCGTGGCTGCGTTCACGCTGGTGGGGCTGCCGGACAAGAGCCTGGTGGAGAGCCGGGACCGGGTCAGGGCGGCGGTGGTGAACTCCGGTGCGGAGTGGCCGCAGAAGAAGCTCACGGTGGGGCTCAGCCCGGCATCCGTGCCCAAGAGCGGCAGTGGATTTGATCTCGCTGTGGCTTGCGCCGTACTGGGGGCGGCGGAGCGCATCGACCCGAAGGACATCGCCGATCTGGTGCTGATCGGGGAGCTGGGCCTGGACGGTCGTGTGCGGCCGGTGCGCGGAGTGCTGCCGGCCGTCCTCGCCGCGGCCGAGGCCGGCTACCGGCAGGTGGTCGTCCCGGAGCAGACCGCGGGGGAGGCCTCACTGGTACCGGGGGTCTCCGTGCTCGGCGTACGGAGTCTGCGACAGCTCATCGCCGTACTGACCAATGAACCGGTGCCGGAGGAGGAGCCGGCTCCGGAAGGCAGTCCGGACGCGATGCTGGCCGGGCTGATGGTGCCCGGCGCGGGGGTGGGCACCGGGCTCGCGTTGGAGCCGGTGGACGGCCCCGACCTGGCCGATGTCGCCGGGCAGCGCAAGGCACGCACGGCGTTGGAGGTCGCCGCGGCGGGCGGCCACCATCTGCTGCTGCACGGACCGCCGGGTGCCGGCAAGACGATGTTGGCGGAGCGGCTGCCCGGGGTGCTGCCACCGCTGACACGGCGGGAGTCCCTGGAGGTCACCGCGGTGCACTCGGTGGCGGGCATTCTGCCGCCGGGTGAGCCGCTGGTACGTACGCCGCCCTATTGCGCGCCGCACCATTCGGCGACGATGCAGTCGCTCGTCGGCGGTGGCAACGGACTGCCGCGGCCCGGCGCGGTGTCGCTGGCGCACCGGGGCGTGCTGTTCCTCGACGAGACTCCCGAATTTTCCGGCAAGGCGCTGGACGCTCTTCGGCAGCCGCTCGAATCCGGGCATGTGGTGGTGGCGCGGAGCGCGGGAGTGGTGCGGCTGCCCGCCCGTTTCCTGATGGTCCTCGCGGCCAATCCATGCCCTTGCGGACGGCACACCCTGCATGGCGCGGGGTGCGAATGCCCGCCGTCGGCGATCCGCCGCTACCAGGCGCGGTTGTCCGGACCGTTGCTCGACCGCGTCGATCTGCGCGTCGGAGTCGAGCCGGTCGACCGAGGCGATCTGCTGGGCCAGGGCGGTCGCGGCGAGCCGACGGCGGCCGTTGCGGCACGGGTACGGGCCGCGAGGGAACGCACCGCGGCCCGGCTGCAGGGCACCCCGTGGACCGTCAACAGTGAGGTACCCGGCCATGAGCTGCGTACGCGCTGGCCGGTAGCGGCCGGGGCGCTGGCCGCGGCCGAGCGGGACATGGAGCGCGGCCTGCTCACGGCCCGCGGCCTGGACCGGGTGCTGCGGGTGGCGTGGACGATCGCGGACCTCGCCGGGAGGGACCGGCCGCAGGAGTACGACGTGGATCTGGCCCTGGAGCTGCGTACAGGCATCTCGCGAGGCGTACCCACGGCGGTCGGCGGGGGAGGGCA
This window contains:
- a CDS encoding YraN family protein, which produces MNATGALGRYGEELAARLLAEAGMTVLARNWRCGRAGEIDIVARDGDAVVVCEVKTRRAGCFEHPMAAVTPRKAERLRRLAECWLERHGGPPPDGVRIDLVGVVLPRRGAPLVEHARGVA
- a CDS encoding YifB family Mg chelatase-like AAA ATPase; this encodes MGFARACSVALVGVEGVVVEVQADLEPGVAAFTLVGLPDKSLVESRDRVRAAVVNSGAEWPQKKLTVGLSPASVPKSGSGFDLAVACAVLGAAERIDPKDIADLVLIGELGLDGRVRPVRGVLPAVLAAAEAGYRQVVVPEQTAGEASLVPGVSVLGVRSLRQLIAVLTNEPVPEEEPAPEGSPDAMLAGLMVPGAGVGTGLALEPVDGPDLADVAGQRKARTALEVAAAGGHHLLLHGPPGAGKTMLAERLPGVLPPLTRRESLEVTAVHSVAGILPPGEPLVRTPPYCAPHHSATMQSLVGGGNGLPRPGAVSLAHRGVLFLDETPEFSGKALDALRQPLESGHVVVARSAGVVRLPARFLMVLAANPCPCGRHTLHGAGCECPPSAIRRYQARLSGPLLDRVDLRVGVEPVDRGDLLGQGGRGEPTAAVAARVRAARERTAARLQGTPWTVNSEVPGHELRTRWPVAAGALAAAERDMERGLLTARGLDRVLRVAWTIADLAGRDRPQEYDVDLALELRTGISRGVPTAVGGGGQ
- the lepB gene encoding signal peptidase I — protein: MSNTGRTEDGRGRLGNALSGLAVAVGCVLFLGGFIWGAVVYQPYTVPTDSMSPTVAAGDRVLAQRIDGEEVRRGDIVVFRDKQWGDMPMVKRVVGVGGDAIACCGDGGRLTVNGKAIEEPYLLAKGPASNSFTATVPKGQLFLLGDERMGSLDSRVHLQDPGHGSVPRSAVTARLDAIAWPLDGGLLDRPQGFAALPGGVSQPGPVKLVFGSVVIGALLIVGGAAYGPIARRLSKQRRGASGSGGSGRGKATAGVG
- the lepB gene encoding signal peptidase I, whose translation is MDTEAKHTERDRSSAPEAGGEGEGSRFARSADPSGRRSSRPSGGLGKRLSGLSWRTAGLLGVACTVLVLLFSHFVLQPFQIPSRSMEPTLQVGDRVLVNKLAYRFGSQPERGDVVVFDGTGSFVQEGVKENPVSTLTRGALAALGLAEPAETDFVKRVVGVGGDRVVCCDKGGRVEVNGVPVDERYLHPDDVPSEVPFDIVVPEGTLWVMGDHRSNSRDSRDHLGEPGGGMVPVDKVIGRADWIGWPVGRWTSLEPAGAFSRVPDPGRMPGGAHG
- the lepB gene encoding signal peptidase I; this translates as MAVGARSGHDEPEERPGKLDESTPAVTHDSAGTPGTPGATGAEGAERADDAEMAEGGPSVGSGTGQKKQRSFWKELPLLIGIALLLALLIKTFLVQAFSIPSDSMQNTLQRGDRVLVDKLTPWFGSEPERGEVVVFHDPGGWLDGEPTPNPNAVQKFLSFIGLMPSAEEKDLIKRTIAVAGDTVECKKGGPVKVNGKALVEPYIFPGDTPCDDQPFGPFKVPKDRIWVMGDHRQNSQDSRYHMADARGGFVPVDKVVGRAVVVAWPVNRWATLSVPDTFDQPGINAAAAVLPAAPAAMGLAGALPIVLWRRRRLTGGRTAG
- a CDS encoding DUF2469 domain-containing protein, producing the protein MSAEDLEKYETEMELKLYREYRDVVGLFKYVIETERRFYLTNDYEMQVHSVQGEVFFEVSMADAWVWDMYRPARFVKQVRVLTFKDVNIEELNKSDLELPGG
- a CDS encoding NUDIX hydrolase; this encodes MAAADAGKRLPVSDERRKVARVVLLDPQDRILLMHGYEPEDPADSWWFTPGGGLEGDETREEAALRELAEETGITEVELGPVLWRRTCSFPFDGRRWDQDEWYFLARTTQTATAPRGLTELEQRSVAGLRWWTSAELSAARETVYPTKLAELLRTLLDEGPPSAPVVLAPEIV